AAGGCTCGCCCTTCTGCCGCAAGGTGCGCGAGACGCTGAGCGAGCTCGACGTGCCGCATCTGGTTCGCAACGTGCCGAAGGGGAGCCCGAAGCGAGCAGAGCTCGAGCAGCGCGGCGGCAAGGTCCAGGTGCCGTATCTCGTCGATCCCAACACGGGCCGCGAGATGTACGAGTCGGACGACATCGTCGCCTACCTGGAAGCGGAGTACGGCGCGCGCAGCCAGGACGGCCGCGGCCGGCGCCATGCGCGCAGTGATGTTGCAGCGGCTGCCGTTTGACGGCGCCGTCGACGCCGACGGCCACATCCTCGAGCCGCCCGACCTCTGGGACCGGTACCTGGACCCGGCCTACCGCGATCGTCCGATGGGCATCCGCAAGGACGCCGACGGGCTCGAGTACCTCGAGATCGCGGGCCGCCCCTCGAAGATGGTGCGGCGGGGTCTCCCGGCCGGCCTCGGCGCCATGGACCTCGTCGGCAACATCCCGCGTCCCGACCGCCCCCGCACCGGCCTCGCCTACCTGGACAACGCGGGCCTCGGCGCGTGGGACGCCAAGGAGCGCCTCGAGCGCCTCGACCGCGAGAACCTGGACATCGCCATCCTCTACCCGACTCTCGGCGTCCTCTGGGAGGCCGAGTGCGAGGACCTGGCTCTCGCGCAAGCGTACACGCGCGCGTACAACCGCTGGATCGTCGAGTTCTGCGCCGGCAGCGGCGGCCGGCTCGTCCCGATCGCCCACGTGTCGCTCGGGCTTCCCGGCGAGGCCGAGCGGGAGCTCGAGCGCGCCGCCCGCGACGGCGCGAAGGGGGTCTTCATCGCACCCTTCGTCATGACGACGAAGGCGCCGGGGCATCCCGATCATCACCGGGTCTTCCGCCTGGCGGAGGAGATCGGCCTGCCGGTCGGCATCCACCCGACGTTCGAGCCGTTCTGGGCCGCGCCCGGGCGCTTCGGCCGCATGACCGAGGCCTCGCTCGCGTTCCTCATCAACGTGACCTCGGCCGACGCCGTCCGCCACGCCTTCACGTCGATGTTCCAGTTCGGCGTCTTCGAGAAGTTCCCGCGGCTCAAGCTCGTGGTGCTCGAGTCGGGAGCGGGATGGATCGGCTACTGGCTCGAGCGGATGGACGCCGTCTTCACCTCGCCGCTCGGGCGGGGCGTCCCGCTGCGGGAGAAGCCGAGCTTCTACTTCCAGCGCCAGTGCTGGATCTCGTGCGACCCGGACGAGCGCTCGCTCGCCGGGGTGATCCCGCTCGTGGGCGAGCAGAAGTTCTTCTGGGCGTCGGACTTCCCCCATCCCGACCATCCGCCGCGCTACGTCGGCGAGCTCGCAGAGCTGGTCGCGATGCTGCCGGAGCCGGCACGATACAAGCTGATGAGCGACAACGTGCGCGAGGTGTACGCCCTGCCGCCGCGGCGCACGCCACCCGGCATACCCGCCGCTCGCCCCTGACGCCGCACCTATTGGTGATGGCAGTAGATGCAGGCCTCGGCGCCGGTGCCGACGATCGAGGGATCGTTCGTGGGGTCGGCATCCTGGTAGAGCGCCACGCGCGCCGCCGCGTTCGCCACCCGGTCCTGAGCGAGGCCGCGGAAGGGCCAGTCCGCGCCGAGCAGGTTGCTCAGCCGTACCAACGCTCGGCGTCGCTCAGGCGGTCGCCCTTGGCGTAGAGATCGCCGAAGAGAAGGAGCGCGCCCTGCGTGTTGTGCGGGGCCATGCCCGCGTTGCCGCAGATCTCGGGCATCGTCTGCACGCAGTCGACGTTCGGCGGGCCGAGCCCGGCGTCGACCAGCTCGAGCGCCCGGACCATCAGCGGATCGCCGGGCGCCACGACGGCCGGGACGACCCCGATGAAGTCGAAGCTGTTGAAGAGCGGATCGAGGGGCACTGCGGCGTCGAGCTGCGTCAGGCCGGCGGCGATGAGGCAGGCGTCGCGATGCGCGACGCCGTTCACGTAGGTGGCGGCGGCGCGGAACCCCGGGCTGCGGGCGTCGTCGGGGAGGAGCGGCACGGCCGCGTCGAGCGCCGCGCTGGCGCTCGCCGCCTCCCGCTTCGCCACTTCGCTCGCGTTCCGGAAGCCGGTTCCTTCCCGCCCGAAGTTGTAGAGGTGCATCATGCCGAGGAGGAACAGCGAGCGGCCGTCGGACGGGTCCCTTGCGACGGCGCGCTCGAGCGACGCGATCGATTCCGCCGAGCGCTCGCCGTCGCCCCACAGCGTCGACCAGAACGCCGCCTCGCCCTCCGCCGCCTTCCGCGACGGCACGCGGCTCCGGACGACGAGGGCGTCGTTGCGCGCGAACTTGTGGAACCGCGCGAGCAGGCGGTCGGGGCCGATCGTGAGCCACATCTCGGCGTAGCCGACGGGTCCCGCGGGCACCGTGGCGCCGGGGCCCTGCGCCCGCAGGTAGAAGCGTTCGTGATGGTACAGGATCCGGCGCACGGGGCCCGCCACCCCCGTCGGATCCCGGTAGACATAGGCGGCGCTCACCGCGCGCCAGTTGGTGCACGGCAGTTCGAGCTCGGGGCCGCTGCGCGCGTTCGAGGCGAGCCTGACGAAAGATCATGACGAGAGCGAGACGGGTGCGCACCTCGATACCCTCCTGCGAAGCGCGGGAAGCTACGGGCGCTGCGCGCGGGTTGTCAATCGGACGGCGATGCACGACGTGATCGGGAAGCTCTCACGGTAGCCGCCGGCGGCGCGGTTGAGTGCCGGGCGCCGAGGGGGTTAAAGCTGGCCGGCGGAACCTTCGGATGCGGTGTCCTCGCTGCCGGCACGAGAACCGCGAGACCGCCCGCTTCTGCGGCGAGTGCGGCGCCTCCCTCGGACGCGGCATCCCCTGCCCGCGCTGCGCCACCTTCAACCCGGTGAGCCAGAGATTCTGCGACTCCTGTGGGCAGCAGCTCGCATCGACCGGCGCCGTCGAGCGCGCGCGCGAGCCCCGCGCCTACGCCCCGAGACATCTCATCGAGAAGATCCTCACCACCCGCAGGGCGCTCGAAGGGGAGCGCAAGCAGGTCACCGTGCTGTTCGCCGACATGGTCGACTCGATGCGGCTCGCCGAGCGGGTGGACGCCGAGGAATGGCACCGCGTCGTCGACCGCTTCTTCCAGGTCCTGGCCGAGGGGATCCATCGCTTCGAGGGGACGATCAACCAGTTCACCGGCGACGGGGTCATGGCGCTCTTCGGGGCGCCCGTCGCGCACGAGGATCACGCCCGGCGCGGCTGCCATGCCGCCCTGCACATGATGGGCGAGCTCCGCGGCTACGCGAGCGGGCTCAGGGTCCGGGGGCTCGAGTTCTCCGTCCGGATGGGTCTCAACTCCGGGGAGGTGGTCGTGGGGACGATCGGCGACGATCTACGCATGGACTACACGGCCCAGGGACATGCCGTCGGCCTGGCGGCGCGGATGGAGCAGGTGGCCGCGCCCGGGACGGTCTACGTGAGCGAGCACACCGCCCGGCTAGTCGAAGGGTTCTTCACCTTGCGCGATCACGGCACGCCGCCGATCAAGGGCGTCAGCACGCCCGTCCGGGTCTTCGAGCTCGAGGGGATCGGCCCCCTTCGCACGCGCCTCGACGCGGCCGGCGTGCGGGGCTTCTCGCGGCTGGTGGGACGGGAAGCGGAGCTCGCCTGGCTGGACGGCATCCTCGTCCGGGCGCTCGAATCGAACGGGCAGGTCGTGGGTGTGGTCGGCGACGCCGGGGTCGGCAAGAGCCGGGTCTGCCTCGAGTTCGTCAATCGCTGCCGCGCGCGGGGGATCGCGGTGCAGGAAGCCCATTGCCCGGCGCACGGCTCGACGGTTCCCTTGCTCCCGATCCGCGAGCTCCTGCGCGGCTACCTCGCGCTCGGCGACGGCGACCCGCCGGAGACGGTCCGGCGGAAGGTCGCGGATCAGCTCCTCGCCCTCGACCCGGGCCTCGAGGACGCGCTCCCCGTCGTCCTGGACCTCCTCGGCGTGCCCGACCCCGATGCGCCGGACGTCTCCGCCGCGAGCCACGACCGGCTCGCCGGCTTCCTGCGACGCTTCGTTCGCCTGCGCAGCGCGGGCGAGGCCGTCGTGCTGCTGCTCGATGACGCGCACTGGATCGACGGGGCGAGCGACGCGCTGGTGGGCGAGCTGGCAGCGGCGGTGCGCGGCACGCGCACCCTGCTCGTGGCGAACTTCCGGCCCGAGTACCGGCCGGCCTGGACGGGGGGATCGCACTACCACCAGCTGCCGCTCTCTCCCCTCGGGCGGGAAGCGAGTCGCGAGCTGCTGCACGACCTGCTCGGCGCGGACGATTCGCTCGGGGATCTCTCCGATCTCGTTCGCGAGCGCACCGGCGGCAACCCCTTCTTCATCGAGGAGGTGGTGCAGGCGCTGGCGGCCGCCGGGAGCCTCGCCGGACAGCGTGGCGCCTATCGCCTGGCGGAACCGCTCGAAAGCGTGGCCATCCCGGCGACGGTGCAGTCCCTGCTCACCGCGCGCGTCGATCGGCTCGGCGAGCAGGCAAAGCACGTGCTGCAGGCCGCGGCCGTCATCGGCAAGCAGTTCGACGAGCCGCTCCTCAAGGCGGTCGTCGGGCTCGACGATCACCACCTCGCCACGGCGCTCGGCGGGCTCCAGGAGGCGGAGTTCATCCACGAGGTCATGCCGTACCCGGTGCCGCACTACGCGTTCAAGCACCCGCTGACCCGTGAGGTGGCGTATCAGTCGCAGCTCGCTGAGCGACGGGCGCACCTGCACGCCGCGGTGGCAGGGGCCCTCGAGACGCTGCGGGCGGACCGGCTCGGCGAGTACGCCTCGCTGATCGCCCATCACTGGGACGCCTCCGGGATGCGGTTCGAGGCACAACGCTGGCGGCGCCGAGCCGCTCTCAAGGTCTCGAGCATCAAGCTCCGAGGCCGGCGCCGTCCTGCGCGCTAGCGTGAGCCCCTGGGGGGGTGCGGTCCCCCGCGGGCATGCCTTGACACGTCTAGGCCCCTCCGATACCTGCCAGCCAGTCTCTCCATGCCTCTTCCCGGCTCCCGCGGCGGGCCAGCACTGATCGAGGCGCTCGCCAAGCCGCTCGCAGGCCGCGACCTCACGCGCGAGGAGGCCACTCGGCTGCTCGAGACCGCGGAGACGATGCCGGCGCTGCTCGAGGTCGCCTCCACCCGGCGCGACCGCGGGTGGGGGCGGACCGTCACGTACTCGCCGAAGGCGTTCCTGCCGGTCACGAACCTCTGCCGCGACCGCTGCACCTACTGCACGTTCCGGAAGGATCCGGACGACCCGGACGCCTGGACGATGACGCCCGAGGAGATCGAGGCCTGGTCGCTGCGCGGCCGCGCGCTCGGCTGCAAGGAGGCACTCATGTGCCTCGGCGACAAGCCCGAGCTCGCCTTCGCCAGCTATCGGGACCTGCTCGGCGAGCTGGGCCACCGGACGACGGCCGAGTACGTGCACCACGCCTGCGAGGTCGCGCTTCGCTGCGGGCTCCTCCCTCACACCAACGCGGGGCTCCTGACGCGCGAGGAGATGCAGCGGCTGAAGGCGGTGAACGTGAGCCTCGGGCTCATGCTCGAGAACGTGTCACCGCGGCTCCGCGGCCGCGGCCAGGTGCATCAGTGGGCGCCGGACAAGGAGCCGGCGCGGCGCCTGCGGATGCTGCGCGAGGCGGGCGAGCTCCAGATCCCCTTCACGACCGGACTCCTCATCGGCATCGGCGAGACGCTCGCCGAGCGCGTCGACACGCTCTTCGCGATCCGCGACCTCCACCGCGCCTACGGCCACATCCAGGAGGTCATCGTGCAGCCCTTCCGCGCCAAGCCGACGATCCGGCTGGCCGACGCGCCCGAGCCCGGCGCGGCCGACGTGGCGCGCACGGTCGCGGTCGCACGGCTCGTGCTCGACCCGGACGTGAGCGTGCAGGCGCCGCCGAACCTCTCGCCCGCCGACCACGCCCTCCTCCTCCACGCGGGCCTGAACGACTGGGGCGGCATCTCGCCGCTCACGCCCGACTACGTGAACCCGGAGGCCCCGTGGCCCCACGTCGAGGCGCTCGCGGCCACCTGCCGCGCGGCCGGCTTCACGCTGCGCGAGCGGCTGGCGATCTATCCGGCCTACATCGACCGTCCCGGTTTCCTCGACCCGGCGCTGCGCCCGCGGGTGGCGGCGCTCGCCGCCGAGGCGGTGTGGGCGTGTCCGGACGCGGAGGCTCGACCCGCATGAGGACGACGCAATGAGTTGGTTCGAGCCCTGGGACCAGATCGAGCGCGTCGCGCTGAACGACGAGCCGGTCGAGCGCGCCATCGCGCGCGCCACGCCGCCCGTGCGCGCCATCCTCGCGCGGGCGCTCGCGGGCGAGGAGCTCACCGTCGACGACAGCGAGGCGCTCCTCGGCACGACGGGCGACGACCTCGTCGCGCTCGTGCGGACCGCCGACACCGTCCGCGAAGCCGACGTCGGCGACGAGGTCACCTACGTCGTCAACCGCAACATCAACTTCACCAACGTCTGCTTCGTGAACTGCCAGTTCTGCGCCTTCAAGCGCCAGCGCTGGGAGGAGGATGCCTACACGCACGGCGTCGACGTGGTCCTCGGCAAGGTCGAGGAGGCGATCGGCCGCGGCGCCACCGAGGTCTGCATGCAGGGCGGCATCAACCCCGACATGGCGCCGTTCACCTACCGGGACATCCTGGTCGAGATCAAACGCCGCTTCCCCGACATCCACGTCCACGCCTTCTCGCCGATGGAGATCATGTACGGTGCGCGCCGGACCAACATGGATTACCCGGCCTACATCGGCATGCTGCGCGACGGCGGGCTCGGCAGCATCCCCGGCACGGCGGCGGAGATCCTGGACGACGAGGTGCGCGAGATCCTGTCGCACAAGAAGGTGGACGTCCGCACCTGGGTGGAGATCATCACGACGGCGCACCGGCTCGGCGTGCCGACCACGTCCACCGTCATGTACGGCCACGTGGAGACGGCGGGCCACGTCGCCCGGCATCTCGACCTCATGCGGCGGATCCAGAAAGAGACGAGCGGCTTCACCGAATTCGTCCCGCTCGGCTTCATCTGGGAGAACACGAAGCTCTACCACGACGGCAAGGTGACGCCCCAGCCGAAGGGGCTGCGCGACCTGCGCATCTACGCCACCTGTCGCCTCGCGCTCCGCGGGTGGATCGACAACCTGCAGACCTCATGGGTGAAGCTCGGCCATCGCCTCGCGCAGCTCTCGCTCCGCGCCGGGTGCAACGACTTCGGCGGCACCCTCATGGAGGAGAGCATCTCGCGCGAGGCCGGGGCGGACGCGGGCGAGTACACGTCGGTCGAGGAGATCGAGGCGCTCGTCAGCACGATGGGCCGCCGGCCGGTACAGCGGACGACGCTGTACGGACGGGTCGGCCACGCCGGCCACGAGAGCGGCCGCACGCCGCGCGGCGCGAGCCGCGCGGGAACACCGGAACAGCGCAGCGCTCCGAGCGCGTGAGCAGCGCACGGGCCCCCAGAGTAGTTTAATAACCGTCACGGCGCTGGCGGGTGGCGTCGGCGGGGCTCGCTTCTTGCGGGGCCTCGCCCGCCTCGTCGAGCCGCGCCGCCTCACCGTCATCGGCAACACGGGCGACGACGAGGAGTTCTTCGGTCTCCACGTCGCCCCGGACCTCGACACCGTCCTCTACACGCTCGCCGGGCGGAGCGACCCGGTGCGGGGCTGGGGTGTCGCGCGCGACACCTTCGCCTGCCTCGGCGCGCTCGGCAGGCTCCGCGAG
This is a stretch of genomic DNA from Deltaproteobacteria bacterium. It encodes these proteins:
- a CDS encoding amidohydrolase, which translates into the protein MRAVMLQRLPFDGAVDADGHILEPPDLWDRYLDPAYRDRPMGIRKDADGLEYLEIAGRPSKMVRRGLPAGLGAMDLVGNIPRPDRPRTGLAYLDNAGLGAWDAKERLERLDRENLDIAILYPTLGVLWEAECEDLALAQAYTRAYNRWIVEFCAGSGGRLVPIAHVSLGLPGEAERELERAARDGAKGVFIAPFVMTTKAPGHPDHHRVFRLAEEIGLPVGIHPTFEPFWAAPGRFGRMTEASLAFLINVTSADAVRHAFTSMFQFGVFEKFPRLKLVVLESGAGWIGYWLERMDAVFTSPLGRGVPLREKPSFYFQRQCWISCDPDERSLAGVIPLVGEQKFFWASDFPHPDHPPRYVGELAELVAMLPEPARYKLMSDNVREVYALPPRRTPPGIPAARP
- a CDS encoding zinc-ribbon domain-containing protein, which translates into the protein MRCPRCRHENRETARFCGECGASLGRGIPCPRCATFNPVSQRFCDSCGQQLASTGAVERAREPRAYAPRHLIEKILTTRRALEGERKQVTVLFADMVDSMRLAERVDAEEWHRVVDRFFQVLAEGIHRFEGTINQFTGDGVMALFGAPVAHEDHARRGCHAALHMMGELRGYASGLRVRGLEFSVRMGLNSGEVVVGTIGDDLRMDYTAQGHAVGLAARMEQVAAPGTVYVSEHTARLVEGFFTLRDHGTPPIKGVSTPVRVFELEGIGPLRTRLDAAGVRGFSRLVGREAELAWLDGILVRALESNGQVVGVVGDAGVGKSRVCLEFVNRCRARGIAVQEAHCPAHGSTVPLLPIRELLRGYLALGDGDPPETVRRKVADQLLALDPGLEDALPVVLDLLGVPDPDAPDVSAASHDRLAGFLRRFVRLRSAGEAVVLLLDDAHWIDGASDALVGELAAAVRGTRTLLVANFRPEYRPAWTGGSHYHQLPLSPLGREASRELLHDLLGADDSLGDLSDLVRERTGGNPFFIEEVVQALAAAGSLAGQRGAYRLAEPLESVAIPATVQSLLTARVDRLGEQAKHVLQAAAVIGKQFDEPLLKAVVGLDDHHLATALGGLQEAEFIHEVMPYPVPHYAFKHPLTREVAYQSQLAERRAHLHAAVAGALETLRADRLGEYASLIAHHWDASGMRFEAQRWRRRAALKVSSIKLRGRRRPAR
- the cofG gene encoding 7,8-didemethyl-8-hydroxy-5-deazariboflavin synthase subunit CofG gives rise to the protein MPLPGSRGGPALIEALAKPLAGRDLTREEATRLLETAETMPALLEVASTRRDRGWGRTVTYSPKAFLPVTNLCRDRCTYCTFRKDPDDPDAWTMTPEEIEAWSLRGRALGCKEALMCLGDKPELAFASYRDLLGELGHRTTAEYVHHACEVALRCGLLPHTNAGLLTREEMQRLKAVNVSLGLMLENVSPRLRGRGQVHQWAPDKEPARRLRMLREAGELQIPFTTGLLIGIGETLAERVDTLFAIRDLHRAYGHIQEVIVQPFRAKPTIRLADAPEPGAADVARTVAVARLVLDPDVSVQAPPNLSPADHALLLHAGLNDWGGISPLTPDYVNPEAPWPHVEALAATCRAAGFTLRERLAIYPAYIDRPGFLDPALRPRVAALAAEAVWACPDAEARPA
- the cofH gene encoding 7,8-didemethyl-8-hydroxy-5-deazariboflavin synthase subunit CofH; amino-acid sequence: MSWFEPWDQIERVALNDEPVERAIARATPPVRAILARALAGEELTVDDSEALLGTTGDDLVALVRTADTVREADVGDEVTYVVNRNINFTNVCFVNCQFCAFKRQRWEEDAYTHGVDVVLGKVEEAIGRGATEVCMQGGINPDMAPFTYRDILVEIKRRFPDIHVHAFSPMEIMYGARRTNMDYPAYIGMLRDGGLGSIPGTAAEILDDEVREILSHKKVDVRTWVEIITTAHRLGVPTTSTVMYGHVETAGHVARHLDLMRRIQKETSGFTEFVPLGFIWENTKLYHDGKVTPQPKGLRDLRIYATCRLALRGWIDNLQTSWVKLGHRLAQLSLRAGCNDFGGTLMEESISREAGADAGEYTSVEEIEALVSTMGRRPVQRTTLYGRVGHAGHESGRTPRGASRAGTPEQRSAPSA